The Elusimicrobiota bacterium genome includes a window with the following:
- a CDS encoding ParB/RepB/Spo0J family partition protein: MMPETNIKHIMRKKLGDLISLPIDKIQISEFNTRCQFVDHDHVETLMKSIETNGYIPKSAVWVNAVIGPDEKIIAYRLVAGRHRYEATKRLNLEEIP, encoded by the coding sequence ATGATGCCAGAGACAAATATAAAACATATAATGAGAAAGAAGTTAGGAGATTTAATTTCTCTTCCTATAGATAAAATACAAATTTCGGAATTTAATACTCGTTGTCAGTTTGTGGATCACGACCATGTAGAAACCCTTATGAAATCTATTGAAACGAATGGTTACATTCCAAAATCAGCCGTATGGGTAAATGCAGTTATAGGACCAGATGAAAAAATAATAGCTTACAGACTGGTTGCTGGGCGTCATAGATATGAGGCAACAAAGAGATTAAATTTAGAAGAAATTCCT